From the genome of Streptomyces spinoverrucosus:
GCCGGCCACCTCACCCTCGTACCGGCGCTGCGCGAGGCGCTGGCCGAGGAGGGCCGCGAGGACATCATGATCGTGGTCGGCGGGGTGATCCCGCCGCAGGACGTGCCGACGCTGCTGGAGATGGGCGCGACGGCCGTGTTCCCGCCCGGGACGGTGATCCCGGACGCGGCCCACGACCTGGTCGAGCGGCTGGCGGACGGCCTCGGGCACGAACTGTGATCGATCTCGACGCGTATGTGAAGGGCGTGCTCGACGGGAAGCGGGCGATCGTGGCGCGCGCGATCACGCTCGTCGAGTCCACCCGGCCGCAACACCGGGTGCTGGCCCAGCAGTTGCTGACCGAACTGCTGCCGTACAGCGGCAAGGCGCGGCGGATCGGCGTCAGCGGGGTGCCGGGGGTCGGGAAGTCGACGTTCATCGACGCGTTCGGCACCCTGCTGACCGGGCTCGGCCACCGGGTCGCCGTGCTCGCCGTCGACCCGTCGTCGAGCCGGACCGGAGGCTCGATCCTGGGCGACAAGACGCGCATGGAGCGGCTGGCCGTGGACCCGGCGGCCTTCGTGCGCCCCTCCCCCACGGCCGGCACGCTCGGCGGCGTCGCCAAGGCCACCCGTGAGTCGATCGTGGTGATGGAGGCGGCGGGCTACGACGTGGTCCTCGTCGAGACGGTCGGCGTGGGCCAGTCGGAGACCGCCGTCGCCAACATGGTCGACTCGTTCCTGCTGCTCACCCTCGCCCGCACCGGCGACCAGCTGCAGGGCATCAAGAAGGGCGTCCTGGAACTGGCTGACGTGATCGCCGTCAACAAGGCGGACGGCCCGCACGAGCGCGACGCGCGGGCGGCGGCACGCGAGCTGTCGGGCGCACTGCGGCTGATGCACGGCAGGGACGCCGCCTGGACCCCGCCCGTGCTGCACTGCAGCGCCCGCGAGTCGACCGGCCTGGACACCGTCTGGGAGCGCCTCGAACAGCACCGCACGCTGCTCGACTCCACCGGCCGCCTCGCCGCCAAGCGCCGCGACCAGCAGGTCGACTGGACCTGGACCATGGTCCGCGACGACCTGCTGGGCCGCCTGCATGCCCACCCGGCGGTACGCGCCCTCGCGCCCGCCCTCGAACAGCAGGTGAGGGACGGTGAGTTGACGGCGACGCTGGCGGCGGAGCGGATCCTGGGGGCGTTCGAGGGCAAGGACGACCCGACGGAATGACCTCGCTCAGGCGCCCGGTCGCTCCGGTGCCGCCGGCGGCTCGGTGGGCGACGGCGCGGGCGGGCCGAAGAGGACGGCCCGGGCCACGGGCGCGGCGAACAGGGCGCTGACGGGCGCGGAGAGGGTCAGCACGGAGCGGAACGCGCGCCCCACGACCGGGTCGCCGGGGGATCGCTCCTGGACCCGGCCCAGATACCAGCCGGCGACACGGTCCGCGGGCCCGCCGGCGACCGCGTTGCCGACCGCGCCGGGCATCGCGCGGTCCGCCCCGGCGGAGATGTCCCACGCCTGCCGGGACGCCGCGAGGAGCGCCCGGAGCACGCGCCGCGTCGTGGGTGCCCGGCGTGGATCGGCCAGCGCGTCGCGCAGGGCGACCGCGCTCATCGCGGCGACGGCCATGCCCTGCCCGTAGATCGGGTTGAAGGTGCACAGGGCGTCGCCGGTGGCGAGGAATCCGGCCGGTCGGCGGCCGGACAGGTCGTAGCGGCGGCGGATGTTCGCGGTCCGCCGGTAGCCGAACGCCGGCGTGAGCGGTTCGGCCTCGTCCAGCCACCGGTGCAGGAGCGGATGCGGCAGCCTCTTGGTGTACGTCACGAACTCGTCGTCGTCCGTGGGCGGTTCGTCGCCGCGCAGCCCGGAGACGATGACCAGATGGCTGCCGTCCTCCAACGGCAGCGCACCGCCGCCGTGCACCTGGTCGGGGTTGGGATAGACGAAGTAGCCGAGGGCCTCGCCGTCGAGGACGCCGCTGCTGCCGCGGTAGACGCGGGAGGCGTAGGCGAGCCCGGTGTCGATGGTCTCCTCGTGCGGGGCCTCGGCGCCGATCGCCGCGAGCCACTGCGGAGCCTTGGTGCCGCTGCCGGAGGCGTCGACGACCAGGTCGGCCTCAAGGGCCCGGGGCTCTGCGCGGCTGTCGCCGGAGCGGTCCCGCAGCAGCACGCCCCGCACGCGCGAGGCGTCGCCGAGGAGCCCGACGACGTCGGTCCCCTGCACCGCGCTGATCACCGGATTGGCGAGAACCCGCCGCCGCACGAGCTCTTCGAGCTGCGCGCGGGACCCGGTGTAGATGTGCGTCGTGGTGGGCGACCGGCGGATCCAGCGGCCGTCCTGCCACAGCACCATGTCGGCCGGCATGCCCACCCGTGGTGCCCCCGCCGCCCGCAGCTCCGTCAGGAAGCCCGGCAGCAGCGACTCCAGGGCCACCTGCCCGCCCTCCAGGAGGACATGCGGATGCCGCGCCTGCGGTACGCCGGGCCGCGCCTTCGTGCCGTCCGGGAACCGGTCGCGCTCGACGACGGTCACCCGGTCGGCGTGCCCGGCCAGGACGTGCGCCGCGAGGAGCCCCGCGACGCTTCCGCCCACGACGACCGCGTGCCGGCCGCCCCGGCCACCTGTTTCTCCCGCAGAGTTCACAGACTCACTCCCCTGGTCGCCGCATCCTGAGAGGCACCAGTATCCGGCGTCCGGGGGCGAGTTGACCGAGTTTCGGCCCTGCCCCGCGTCAGTCCTCGTCCGGCGTCAGCCGCAACGAGATGCTGTTGATGCAGTACCGCTGATCCGTCGGCGTCGGATACCCCTCACCCTCGAACACATGTCCGAGGTGCGAACCGCACCGCGCGCACCGCACCTCGGTGCGCACCATGCCGTGCGAGCGGTCCTCCACCAGCTCCACCGCGTCGCTGTCCCTGGGGTCGTAGAAGGACGGCCAGCCGCAGTGCGACTCGAACTTGGTGTCCGAGGTGAACAGCTCGGCACCACAGGCGCGGCACGCGTACACGCCCTTGGTCTTGGTGTCGGTGTACTCACCGGTGAACGCGGGCTCCGTCGCGGCCTGGCGCAGCACGGCGTACTCGGCCGGCGTCAGCTCCACGCGCCACTGCTCGTCCGGCTTCTCGACGTCGTACGACATGGGTGTCAGCCCCTCACTTCGACAGGCGGTCCAGAATGCGCGGTCCGAGGTCGGTGACATCGCCCGCGCCCATGGTGAGAACGAGATCACCGGCCCCGGCCATTCCCGCCACCACCTGGGGAACCTCGCCCTTGTCGTGCACCGCCGTCACGTCCGCGCCCGCCGCCCGGGCCGCCTCGATGATCAGCTCGCTGGTCACGCCCGGGATCGGGTCCTCACGGGCCGGGTAGATGTCCAGCACCACGGAGGCGTCCGCGAGGGCGAGGGACTGGCCCATCTCCTTGCCCAGCTCCTGCGTCCGCGAGAACAGGTGCGGCTGGAAGACCACCAGGATCCGCGCGTCGCCGGCCGCCGCCCGCATCGCCTCCAGGTCCGCGGTCATCTCGGTCGGGTGGTGGGCGTAGGAGTCGATCACCTGCACCCCGGCCGCCTCGCCCTTCAGCTGCAGCCGCCGCTTCACGCCGGTGTACGCCGCCAGCGCCGGCGCCAGCTCCGTGGCGGGGATCCCGAGGGCCGCTCCGGCCGCGAGGGCGGCGACCGCGTTGTGGGCGTAGTGCCGGCCGGGGACCGAGACCGCGAAGGTGAGCTCGCGGCCCTCCAGCAGGACGGTGACCTCGCTCTTCAGCCCCTGCGGCACGACCGACAGCACCCGCACGTCGGCGTCGTCCGCCGCGCCGTACGTCACGACCTTGACGCCGGAGGCCGCCACCCGCCGGGTCAGCTCCCGCGCGCCCTCGTGGTCCGCCGAGATCACCAGGGTGCCGCCGGGCACGATGCGGCCGACGAAGGTCTCGAAGGACTCGTAGATCTCGTCCATCGACGCGTAGTTGGCGTGGTGGTCGAGCTCCACGTTGAGGACGATGGCGACCTCGGGCGCGTACTTGTGGAAGCTGCGGTCGCTCTCGTCCGCCTCGGCGACGAAGATGTCGCCCTCGCCGTGCAGCGCGTTGGAACCGGGCGCGTCCAGGTCACCACCGATCGCGTACGACGGCCGCAGCCCGAGCTCGGACAGCGACACGGCCAGCATCGAGGTGGTCGTGGTCTTGCCGTGCGTACCGGCGACCGCGATCGGCCGCAGCCCGTCCATCAGGGCGGCCAGCGCGTCGGACCGGTGGACCACCGGGATGCCCAGCTCGGCCGCGCGGGCCAGCTCGGGGTTGTCGGCCCGGATCGCCGACGACACCACCACACAGCTGGCGTCGTCCGCGAGGTGCTCCGCAGCGTGCCCGATGTGCACGGTGGCGCCGAACGCCCGCAGCGCCTCGACGGTCTCCGACTCCTTGGCATCACTGCCGGCGACCTTGGCCCCCCGCTGCGCCAGAATCTTGGCGATACCGGACATCCCGGCCCCACCGATGCCGATGAAGTGCGGTCGATCCATGGCGGTAGGAAGGCCGGGTGCCATGCGTGTTCTCCCAAGATCCGTTACGACGATCAGCGCGCCCCGGCGGGGAGGCGCGGCCCCAGCCTATTCCGTACGGCGGGGGGCGCCTTGTAAGGGGGCGGCACGGTCACGCCGCCAGGGGCGCGGGGCTGTATTCATATGCGGCTCCGCCGCGTGGGCGCGACCAGCCCCCACGCACCCCCGCACCCGCCGACACCCAGCAACCGCCCCTACACCTTGCTGTGCGAAAAAAGCTTCAGCACCGGCACCCCCACCTTGTGCCGAGCCCGAGAAGCCCAGTCCCGATGGAAGAACTCCTCGACGTAATGGGGATCCGTGAGCACGATCACCTCGTCGGCCCCGACCTCCTCCACCACCCCCTTCAGCGCGTCCAGCGGATGATCCTCGATCAGCCGCCCCTCCGCCGCACTGCCGGAGGCCCGCAGCGCCTGCAGGGACACGTCCAGCGCCCGCTGCCCCTCACTCTTCGCCGCCTCGCCCTCCGGCGTCTCCCGCTCCCGCGCCGCCTCGTCGAGCGCCCCCATCGCGAGGTCGTCGATGGCGCGCAGCAACCGGTCCGCCTGCTCGCCGCGCGGCTGGAGCAGCACATGGAAGGTGACCGACTCGTCCCCGTGCAAGGTGGTGACGAACTCCACGTCGGCGGACGTGAGGGCCTTCTCGATCATCAAAACGCTTGTGAACACAAGGCGCCCCTTCTGCTTCGAGGGCCCACGGGCCCTCTGTCCTCCGTGGGCCGTACCTGGCCCTGCGGAAACCATCCTGCCCCGCGATCGCACGGGTAGTGCGAGTCCTAGTGTGCCCGCCGAAAGCTAAACGGAACGGTAGATTCCGTCGATCTCAGGACCGACGGTAGCGGGAGAACAGAAATCCGGCCTCTTCCAGCAGGGAAACCAGTTCGAACCGCTGCGGAACCGCCACCGACGGGCCCCCGGCGATCCGCTGCGCGCCCCCCGCGGTGAGCATCGGGGAGACGGTCAGGCACAGCTCGTCGAGCACCCCGGCCGCCACCAGCTGGCCCAGCAGCCGCGGCCCGCCCTCGGTGAGCAGCCGGGTGTGGCCGAGCTCGGCGAGCGCCCGGACGGCCCGTGCGGGCTCCACGCCGACGCCGTCGCCCGCGATCACCACCCGCGCGCCGGCCTTCTCGGCCGCGGCCACCCGGTCGGGCGCCGCCGCCGCGCCGGTGAGGATCAGCGTGGGGACCACCGGTGAGGTGAACAGGGGCATCGAGAAGTCCAGGTCCAGGCTGGCGCTGACCACGGCGATCGCGGGCGCCGGGTCCTGTCCGGCGGCTTCCCGCCGCGCCGCGAACTCCGCACGCGCGCGTGCGGGGCGGTACCCCTCCTGGCGGACCGTTTCGGCACCGACCAGCACCACGTCCGCGAGTCCTCGCAGTGTGCCGAAGATCCGCATGTCGGTGGCGTTGGAGATGGGCTGCGACTTCCCGTCGTGCTGGGCGGCTCCGTCGAGCGTGGAGACCATGTTGGCCCGCAGCCACGCCACCGGCTCGCCCGGCTCCGGTTCGGGATAGGCATAGGCCTCGGCCAGCTCCGCAAGCTCCCACTCACGGCCGGCCGGATCCGCTGTCGTATCGGTCACAGGAAACAGGCGTCGCATGCCGTGCAGTGTTCCACGGGGCGGGGAACTATCCCCGTGGCCGAAACCGCCCCCGAAGCACCCCTTAGCATGGGTAAGCGTGTCCTCCTCCACCGCCGCCGGCCGAAGCCCGATAGCCGCCGAAGCCGCCCCCCTCTCCCTCTGCGCGCGCGAGCCGCACGTCCCCGCGGACCGCCTGGTGGCCGAGATGGTGCCCCCGCCCCGCTTCGACTCGGTGCGCTTCAGCACGTACATCCCGGACCCGAACCAGCCCAGCCAGACCGAGGCGGTCCAGGTCCTGGAGGGCTTCGCGGCCGGCCTCGGCCCGGCCCCCGGCGCGGGCAGGCGCGGATTCTTCGGCTTCGGCAGGGCCAGGGCACCCAAGCCCCCGGCAGGGCCCCGCGGCGTCTACCTCGACGGC
Proteins encoded in this window:
- the meaB gene encoding methylmalonyl Co-A mutase-associated GTPase MeaB codes for the protein MIDLDAYVKGVLDGKRAIVARAITLVESTRPQHRVLAQQLLTELLPYSGKARRIGVSGVPGVGKSTFIDAFGTLLTGLGHRVAVLAVDPSSSRTGGSILGDKTRMERLAVDPAAFVRPSPTAGTLGGVAKATRESIVVMEAAGYDVVLVETVGVGQSETAVANMVDSFLLLTLARTGDQLQGIKKGVLELADVIAVNKADGPHERDARAAARELSGALRLMHGRDAAWTPPVLHCSARESTGLDTVWERLEQHRTLLDSTGRLAAKRRDQQVDWTWTMVRDDLLGRLHAHPAVRALAPALEQQVRDGELTATLAAERILGAFEGKDDPTE
- a CDS encoding pyrimidine reductase family protein, translating into MRRLFPVTDTTADPAGREWELAELAEAYAYPEPEPGEPVAWLRANMVSTLDGAAQHDGKSQPISNATDMRIFGTLRGLADVVLVGAETVRQEGYRPARARAEFAARREAAGQDPAPAIAVVSASLDLDFSMPLFTSPVVPTLILTGAAAAPDRVAAAEKAGARVVIAGDGVGVEPARAVRALAELGHTRLLTEGGPRLLGQLVAAGVLDELCLTVSPMLTAGGAQRIAGGPSVAVPQRFELVSLLEEAGFLFSRYRRS
- the murC gene encoding UDP-N-acetylmuramate--L-alanine ligase, translating into MAPGLPTAMDRPHFIGIGGAGMSGIAKILAQRGAKVAGSDAKESETVEALRAFGATVHIGHAAEHLADDASCVVVSSAIRADNPELARAAELGIPVVHRSDALAALMDGLRPIAVAGTHGKTTTTSMLAVSLSELGLRPSYAIGGDLDAPGSNALHGEGDIFVAEADESDRSFHKYAPEVAIVLNVELDHHANYASMDEIYESFETFVGRIVPGGTLVISADHEGARELTRRVAASGVKVVTYGAADDADVRVLSVVPQGLKSEVTVLLEGRELTFAVSVPGRHYAHNAVAALAAGAALGIPATELAPALAAYTGVKRRLQLKGEAAGVQVIDSYAHHPTEMTADLEAMRAAAGDARILVVFQPHLFSRTQELGKEMGQSLALADASVVLDIYPAREDPIPGVTSELIIEAARAAGADVTAVHDKGEVPQVVAGMAGAGDLVLTMGAGDVTDLGPRILDRLSK
- a CDS encoding indole-3-glycerol phosphate synthase, which translates into the protein MFTSVLMIEKALTSADVEFVTTLHGDESVTFHVLLQPRGEQADRLLRAIDDLAMGALDEAARERETPEGEAAKSEGQRALDVSLQALRASGSAAEGRLIEDHPLDALKGVVEEVGADEVIVLTDPHYVEEFFHRDWASRARHKVGVPVLKLFSHSKV
- the msrB gene encoding peptide-methionine (R)-S-oxide reductase MsrB; this translates as MSYDVEKPDEQWRVELTPAEYAVLRQAATEPAFTGEYTDTKTKGVYACRACGAELFTSDTKFESHCGWPSFYDPRDSDAVELVEDRSHGMVRTEVRCARCGSHLGHVFEGEGYPTPTDQRYCINSISLRLTPDED
- a CDS encoding NAD(P)/FAD-dependent oxidoreductase; this translates as MGGSVAGLLAAHVLAGHADRVTVVERDRFPDGTKARPGVPQARHPHVLLEGGQVALESLLPGFLTELRAAGAPRVGMPADMVLWQDGRWIRRSPTTTHIYTGSRAQLEELVRRRVLANPVISAVQGTDVVGLLGDASRVRGVLLRDRSGDSRAEPRALEADLVVDASGSGTKAPQWLAAIGAEAPHEETIDTGLAYASRVYRGSSGVLDGEALGYFVYPNPDQVHGGGALPLEDGSHLVIVSGLRGDEPPTDDDEFVTYTKRLPHPLLHRWLDEAEPLTPAFGYRRTANIRRRYDLSGRRPAGFLATGDALCTFNPIYGQGMAVAAMSAVALRDALADPRRAPTTRRVLRALLAASRQAWDISAGADRAMPGAVGNAVAGGPADRVAGWYLGRVQERSPGDPVVGRAFRSVLTLSAPVSALFAAPVARAVLFGPPAPSPTEPPAAPERPGA